The region GCCGTTTCATGGCTGGAGACTCAGACTATGATTTCTGGATGCTTCCACACCCTAACTTCTTACCATTAAGAACTGCTGGTGCTATTCTTCCAGTTAATGAATTCTTAAGTGATGACTATTATGCAAACATGCCACATCAGCATCAACTTATGGGTGATGCATTAGGATTAGGACCAAACAAATATACTTTTAGTGTATTTAATGGAATTCACAATAATGTTCAATTGATGGCTTTCAATAAAGATTTAATTGAGCGTGAAGGTTTACCTGATCCATATGAATTATATGAAAATGGTGAGTGGACATGGGATACTCTTACTGACTTAGCAGAACGTGTTACTAGAGATACAAATAATGATGGTGAAGTTGATCAATGGGGTCTAGCTCACATTGATAACAATTTTGATACAATTATTTTTAGTAACAATGGTCGCATAACTGAGGAAGTTGACGGTGCAATTAAGTATGTAGCAGATATGCCTGAAACTGTTGAAGCTCTAAGACAAATTAGAGAGTGGAACCAAGAGTTAGGTGTTACAGGTGGAACATGGCAAAAAGAAGTATTCTTTGATGGTCAAGCTGCTTTTGCAATGATGCCTACTTGGGAAGTTGGACAATTACGTGATGGTTTAGAAGCTGAATATGGACTATTACCAATACCAATGGGACCTAGTGCTACTGAATATGTTTATTCTTCTGACAATGTAGATTCACTATATTTACCAGCTAATGCAGCTCAACCAGAAGCTATGCTTGCTCTTGATAACTTCTTATTTAGAGTAGATGAGTTCTACGAAGCTCAAGATGAAACTTTTGTAGAAAGAGCAACTGACTTTGTATCTTATCAAGTTCTTTATGAAAGTGTAGAAAATTGGTCAGGTTTAGCTAACTACTATGAAGGAATTATTGGACCATCCTGGGATGGAGTATGGGGTGGAGCTTATCAAGATATTATGAGTGGTGAAAGTAGTGCTGCTGGTGCTGTTGCTGAAATAGCTCCTGTTGCTCAATCACTTTTAGATGACGCTTTAGACCAATAATTATAATGTATGAAATTGCTTTTTCTACAATTTTGTAATAATTAGCTTTCTTAGGAGTTGGGAAAAAGAAATTGTTAATAATTGGGGTTCAGATTTTAAGGATAATATAATAAATTCTTTTAACTGGACCCCGTTTTAATGCCTGGAAATAAAAAGGGTCTTCTTAAAAATTTTTGCATTTATTTTATGCTAAGCGAAAACCGGTTTCAGTATAACTGATAATATAATTTAAATAATTATATTATTACTGAATTTATATTATATTTCAACATGTGAATCTTCAAGATATGTGGAATTTTCTATATAGAAAATTTAATTTACTTGAAAATATGATGGCCAAGCAAATTCGTTCTTAGATTTATTTAGTATCTATTAAAAGTGATAAAAATTATTTATAATCATATAAATGGCTAATAATTATTAAATGGTTTAATATTCTAACTATTTAAAAGAAAAAAATAACGATATCAAATGACAATTTAAGTCATTTTATTTAATGTAATTTAATTAGATAGATGAGGGGGTTGGATGTTTTGAGTGTAAGAAATAAATTTTATTTTGTATTGATAATAATGATAGTACTTGCAAGTTCTTCACTTGTTTTCGCAAGTACTGATGCTATGAATTTTAACATCCCTTATAGTAGTTATACTTTTGATTACTGGGGAGACCCTATGCCTGCTCCGTTACCTTACGTAACAGACAGCGTGATTGATTTTACAGACTCTGAAATTGGTAGTTTGAGGAGTCCGCGAGATTTAGTTGTTAGTGAGAACAACAGAGTATATATTTCGGATTCTGGAAACAATCGGGTAATTGTTTTTGATGATGAGTGGAATGTGCTTAATGTAATTAAAGAATTTGATAATAATGGTGAACTTGATTCTTTTAATAGTCCACGAGGTCTTTTTGTTGATAGATCTGAAAATTTGTATGTTAGTGATATGAACAATGGAAGAATTATTAAATTTAATGAAGATGGGGAAGTAATTGATATAATAGGTGAACCAGTTGAACAGGTAGAAGGTGTACTTCCTGGAGATTTCTCTTATAGACCTATCAAAGTAGCAGTAGATATAGCAGGTAGAATGTATGTCTTATCTGATGATACTTATGAAGGTGTCTTGGTCTTTGATAGAAATGGAGATTTCCGTGGTTTTATTGGTGCTCCTCATGTTCGATTTAATCTCTGGGATCAGTTCTGGAGACTATTGGCTACAGAGCAACAAATGGATAGAATGCAATTAAGACTGCCTACTGAGTATAGTAGTATTGATATTGATGACCGTGGTTTTATTTATGCTACAGTTATTGGTGGAACAGAGGTTGAGCGTGAAGCTATAAGAAGATTGAATCCTAGTGGGGAAGATGTTCTAAGGCGTAATGCTGTATGGTGGGTTATAGGAGATATTGGATTTCCAGATCAATATGATGAAGCTAATATAACAGGTCCATCTGTTTTTACTGATGTTTTAGTGCAGGATTATGGTGTTTATAGTGTTCTTGATAGAAATAGAGGTCGTGTATTCACATACGATAATGATGGTTACCTCCTTTATGTCTTTGGTTTTAGAGATAGTAAATATGGTGCTAACAGGTTGCCAGTTGCTTTAGACGTATTGAATGGCAATAAATTAATTTTAGATAGGGAAAGGAATAGAATTACAAGTTATAGTCCTACAGATTATGCATTAAATATTCAAGGTGCTATAGCTGCACATTATCATGGTCGTTATGACGAGGCTAATGAACTGTGGCGAGAAGTGTTAAGGGCTAATTCTAATAATGAACATGCATACACAGGTATTGGTCTTGCATATCTAAGGCAGGATGAGTTTAGAGATGCTATGTATTATTTTAGACAGGGTAATAATAGAGATTATTATTCAGAAGCTTTTGGACTATATAGACGAGAAGTCTTAAATGATATTTTAGGATATATCTTCGCAACTATAATCTTATTATATATTGCTTTTAAAATATATAAAAAGAAGAAAAGTAAAGCTTCTGCCGTGTTTAAAGAAGTTGTAGCTATAAGTGATGAAAAGTTAGCATTTAGCGGTCAAGTTAAACGAGTGTTAAATAGTTTGAAATATTCTCTTCATGTTATTTTTCATCCTTTTGATGGATTCTGGGATTTAAAACATGAGAAAAGGGGTAATTATCCTGCAGCTATAATTATACTAATATTGACAACTTTAACCTATGTATTTAGTCGTCAGTATACAGGATTTATCTTTAATCACATGGACTTAACTCGTTTGAATATTATCATGGAATTTGCCAGTGTATTATTACCATTCTTATTATGGTGTGTTGTTAACTGGTCTATGACAACGCTAGTAGAAGGTAAAGGTACTTTTAGAGATATATTTATAGCGTCTGCATATGCATTGACACCACTTATACTAATAAATATACC is a window of Halanaerobiaceae bacterium ANBcell28 DNA encoding:
- a CDS encoding extracellular solute-binding protein: MKNKVLLLALFIVLLSATAFGYTSDRMDFGDVDFGGATVTYVAWWNPLEEFEEGGDYAGRLDEAMEKFNIGGFEFLQLSWGEELQENMFSRFMAGDSDYDFWMLPHPNFLPLRTAGAILPVNEFLSDDYYANMPHQHQLMGDALGLGPNKYTFSVFNGIHNNVQLMAFNKDLIEREGLPDPYELYENGEWTWDTLTDLAERVTRDTNNDGEVDQWGLAHIDNNFDTIIFSNNGRITEEVDGAIKYVADMPETVEALRQIREWNQELGVTGGTWQKEVFFDGQAAFAMMPTWEVGQLRDGLEAEYGLLPIPMGPSATEYVYSSDNVDSLYLPANAAQPEAMLALDNFLFRVDEFYEAQDETFVERATDFVSYQVLYESVENWSGLANYYEGIIGPSWDGVWGGAYQDIMSGESSAAGAVAEIAPVAQSLLDDALDQ
- a CDS encoding YIP1 family protein, producing the protein MSVRNKFYFVLIIMIVLASSSLVFASTDAMNFNIPYSSYTFDYWGDPMPAPLPYVTDSVIDFTDSEIGSLRSPRDLVVSENNRVYISDSGNNRVIVFDDEWNVLNVIKEFDNNGELDSFNSPRGLFVDRSENLYVSDMNNGRIIKFNEDGEVIDIIGEPVEQVEGVLPGDFSYRPIKVAVDIAGRMYVLSDDTYEGVLVFDRNGDFRGFIGAPHVRFNLWDQFWRLLATEQQMDRMQLRLPTEYSSIDIDDRGFIYATVIGGTEVEREAIRRLNPSGEDVLRRNAVWWVIGDIGFPDQYDEANITGPSVFTDVLVQDYGVYSVLDRNRGRVFTYDNDGYLLYVFGFRDSKYGANRLPVALDVLNGNKLILDRERNRITSYSPTDYALNIQGAIAAHYHGRYDEANELWREVLRANSNNEHAYTGIGLAYLRQDEFRDAMYYFRQGNNRDYYSEAFGLYRREVLNDILGYIFATIILLYIAFKIYKKKKSKASAVFKEVVAISDEKLAFSGQVKRVLNSLKYSLHVIFHPFDGFWDLKHEKRGNYPAAIIILILTTLTYVFSRQYTGFIFNHMDLTRLNIIMEFASVLLPFLLWCVVNWSMTTLVEGKGTFRDIFIASAYALTPLILINIPLTIVSHMITIDEGAFYYFFLALAAAWAVFLLFFGIMVTHNFDMKKNFFTTLVTFFGMVFVIFLSILFFNLSEQVYTFFSEIYFEIVYRL